The DNA sequence TAATTGGtatgatattattttagtttaattataattcttAGAATCAAATCTCAAATATAAAGTTGCATTAATAGGAAGAACTTTGAGATATACAGAATTATTTTTCATGCAATAtacttattgtttaaaataaagttcTACAAAAATGTGATCCGTGATGGTAGGATGCAACTATCAAGTCCAACATGGCTTTGACTTTACCTCATCTAAGTAAAGAAACGGCCAAAATGGAAAATTTATCATCTCCATTGAAAGATAGGAACAAAACAAAGGTTAAATGCACcagaatattcttttttttacccTCAAGTGACGGTTCTAGTGAATGGGTCCATTCTATCCAAATAAGTGGTGTATAATTAATGGACCACTACTATTTGTCATCAGATTTatctaatttcatttttcttattacaCCTCCACACCAGATCTATGATGAGCAAGTGGTTGTGTGTATCTGGAGGAAAACTTGTTGCTGGGTTTGTTCAACGATGGTCAATCTTAATGCGGTGGTCAGTAATGTTGCATCAGAacaacttttttgttttgggagagaagaaaaggattaaaaataaataaatgtcattTTCAGGAATCGTCTTCGACAACAACGAATGCTGATCAACGACTATAGTTGCTGCAGAGAAGAAAATAGACAGTACTATTATGCAGATGCAGATGGTACACTATAACACTGTGATCATCATATTACTCTAAAGATCACTATTAATAGTTTATAATGGACCACCACCAAAGTAATGACCCTAATGATGCTACGTGTGTGTATGAAGAATGAACCAATCcatgaatttcataaatttcatcgttcataaataaaatgaaataatttgtatatatcataaaaaaatatgctgCATTACTAAagctaatagagaaaaatatatttatatggacaaatataatcattaaaaactaaattaattatataaaattattattattaggtaaagtatgtaaaaaaaagttactttttttacatataaaaaatgttactaagtatgtacatgtaatttatttttaaaaatatattaattaggtGTGGGTAAAAAGTCATTTaagacaaaattttaaaagaaaaatattatgtgTACAACAATTCATACAAcggtttataaaataatattttttttgtgtctttctcctttttatacattatttattacatgtcATAACGATGAAAGAAagataaacacaaaaaatatgTCGTATGAATTTCTGTATAAGTATCATGATGCAACATTAGTATGTAAATCATACGTTCATACGTAATGCGTTACTTTTATTAGcttattaaatcaattttttaagttaataacatttttttaaaaaaaatctctaccAAACATTTCTAATAGTTTACTTTTAGTCCAAAAAAGCTAACTGCCTAACTTATAAATTATCTAGAAGGCTAAAAGTAACCGATCGTCGAAAAGCTAATTGAAGGCTAAATAGTTGCTACAGATTGAAAAGTTaagagttgaaaaataaaagttggtaaacttattcaaataaaaatgtttggtaaaataaattaatgaattagctgatatatataagattatgtCAAATATGATACTTATGTACTTGTGTGCctacataataattaaaattttaatatttaattataagtaaAGTAAGTACTATATTTCAtacaaaattaagaaactaaaatatgtatatatgtaattattgaaaataaGGGTATTAATTAGGGCATGactttttagaaattaataggGGCGATCGTGCATTAAAATAACCTATAAGTAATACTAAGCTACTTCTATTTAGTTCACCAAGACAGAGCAAGTCaatagttttttcaaaaaaacaaaaaatcttgaACAAACGCCTTCAATAAATTGTTTTTGGTTAAATAAATCAGTTGactaaattttaaactaataaattatcTTGCTAAATATGCACCTAATTATCTTACCTAACATTCACGTATCACTTGCacttattgtttttctttccatatttAAGCTGTAAAAactccttttttaaaaataaaaaataaaataaaataaaaaaatcatgattgcTGGAGTTAATAgtattcacttttgatctctttgCAAATCACCCGAATTAGGACCCATATTTAAAgcactgatatatatatatacacacacgtaGTGATCTCCAAGAATCCGTTTGTATAAACTTTTCTAATTTCTACAAGTACATCTaacagtgaaaaaaataaaaaaattaaaattttttatatgctaaaattagtttaaagataaattaatttgtcaaGACTCTCATacaatagtttatttttaaaatgatctgtaacttaaaaataaataaattttaaatgaaaaaactcatcttattttttttataaatatttatagaaaagttTATCAAATATGTCCAAATTACCTAATAATTTCTCATGTcatgtacttttttttctttgacagTATCTTATGTCATATACTAGTCATTGGTGTCTCTGCTCGGTAATATCGAGAATAACTTGCTATTGTATTTTTTGTACTACTTCgcgagaaagaaaaagaacgaGCACGTAACTCTTGAAGTGTACTCAGATCGAGTGCAAGGATTAATGTGTCAGTCCATTGGGACTTACTTGAATTGGACATTTGTTTTCTGCACTTTCATTATTGCATCCTCCATctccaaaatgaaaatttgcattTCAGAATGAATTTTCTGGAATAAAGATGCAATAGCCCTTCTTGTTGGATTACAGCCCACGATGCACTATAGAAGTTTGCCAAGGGCTTATTAATAATAGATTGCACAAGCAACCAGCCCTTtctcagttttttttatatataaaaatatataaatttatcagGATTAAAAAATTCTGACAGTTTAGCTTTGAGTTAGCCCCCGTGtcattataatttcatatatgaAAATTCGTTTGATTATTTAGAGTTGCTTGTggcacataaaattaaataaataagaaactaATACATTTAAGTTTCAGTATCgtttctaaaaaaatgtttatatatatatatataaaagttaaacttttTTGATAACAAATGTGATTGTTAAACTCTTGTATTTATTTGACAATATAAGAAAGAACTATACACAATAGATCAAATTAAATCCTTAATACGAAGATGTTATTACATCTCAGTGCTACTCTGTTTCTCTCGGTTAAACATTAGATATGCTTAACCTCACCAATTGTCACCGATACTCTCGCTTTCGCCCACTTGCGGGACTTCTTCCAGCATTGCTAGAAAATGGTGCTAGCGAGCAGATACAAAGGTCTAGATACCTAGTTAGCAGTTACTCCACAAGCATTTCTAACACTTTCTCCCTTTTGCAAATACTAATTGACCAGTATTTGCGAggaataaaggaaaaataaacacAAGCAGTAACATACTCTGATAATTGTAAAGGAAGACtaagagagaagttgaactagAAAGAAGATGGAACAAGTAGTTATGCCGCTAGTTTAATATTAACAGTACAAAAACAGAGTTGGGAATGACCATATAGAGTTCTTATGGTGGACTTGGATAACTGTTTGACTAGTTTCGAAAATGGTAGGCTCTTTAAAAGCATCGTGCAAGCCTTATATCTCACTTTATTGCACCTTTTCCGGGGGAGTTTGCTGCATTTAGTAGAACCCAAATGGATTTTACTCAATAATAAAGAATGTGTCAGAGAATGTGTTGTTaacatttcttttcaacctaACATGCCTCTATGTCTATTGATTATGTCAAACTGTCAATTGGGTATGCCTTGATAGTTATAATTATTACTCTACATGGTTATCAggtgcatttttattttttttaatgtatcaaGGCACCGTGGAGATCAGTGCTACATCAAATACACGTGGGATCTTAGCTATGCCACCTTAAAGCCTCAAACTGCCATGCAGAAGGAAAGTCTAACCTAGCCTTAAATTTGAAAGgtttaaatatcaatttaatcCCAAATGTTTTCACCCATTTGAGCTTTGGTATGTATAGAATTGTTGCAGTTTTTGTCTTAAACAAATGTATCATACAAATATTTTCTCATTTCAGTTTCGGCTCCCTATCTTTAATGTACCAGTCCCTATATTTTCACCCACTTGAGctttttttggtatttatagagttgttgtagtttttgttataatcaaatttatcagtacaaatattttctctcatttcagTATCAGCTCCCAATCTTTAAGGTGTCAGTCCCTATATTTTCACCCATTAGATTTTAATCCCTGTAGTTTCTACTTATTAGGGTTGTCATTGTTTTTTCATAACAGTTTGGTCCcagagggaaaaaaaatacacccTTAGTGATAAGACACTACAAGGATCCACACCCCATTACCCCGTTGATATGTGTCAGTGTGTTATTTTATAAGGACCAAAATCGAAATGAATATAAACTAAAGGGACAGCAAACTTAtctaaactaatttgaaattctGCTGAaggcaaattaaacaaaaacagtTGGGATACATTATgtaatcatacaacaaaaaaAGGGTATCATATACTTTTACCGGTAAGATTTATATCCTGTCCACTCTGCTAGATAGATTTGAAAGGAAACATAGGATTgggagcaaaaaaaaaacaaagctacAACCACATAAAGGAATCTAAGCAGAACAATTCAAACACCCCCATAAAATCACTGTCAACACTACTTATTGATCctaaacaggaaaaaaaaaactagaagagGAAACACTTTGTTCTAACCTCTTCTCTCCTGTCTTATCCTGATTTCCGAATAATTTCTTCCGAGGGAAGTTCAAGCGTTGCCCCAGCATGCTCTTTACCCGGCTTCACCACTGCAGCAATAAGTTCGGAAAAATTGATGAAAGGACTGAGTCTACCCAGATAcagattttattgaaaaaagttCCTAGCTCCTCCagacataaaaacaaaatagataaaatgcaatGCCAAAATTGCAAACACAAAACTATAAGGATACTCTTAGTAAGCAGGCTGGCAGATATAATATGGTTAGACATCCCAAATGCCAGCCTGTAATGACCATGTTTGGAATATTCACACGAGATAACCATCGACATCTCAAATAACCTCAAATCAACTGAGATGCCCATTGTGTTAAGACATGTGATGCACTTCCATAGCCCTAGGAGGTCTTAATGCTGGTGACCGAACTCAAGACTTACATAGGCAATGAAAGGTAATTGCTAATTCCTAATGGAAGACGCTTAGAAGGCAGCGGCTAAAACCTATCTCAGAAACGAATGGTCATAATTGGAAATGTCATTCTCTTATTAATCAGGAATTGCGAAGATTATTGCCGAAATGGCATGCCACAAACGCAAGTAAATTCAAAACAAGTGTAAATAGGAACATGAAAGAGTTTGCGGACAAGTCATTAGTATCATTCTGCTCCGACTTAACAATAAACAAAAGCCAAGTTTTTTCAATAAACCAGCTGAAGTAACACATTTATGTTATGATTTCCTATTTCTAATGCAAGCTCCATgacataatgattttttttatttttttgatgtaCAAAGACTGGAATGCGAGTCTTTCAAGTAGTGTAAGACATAATTCCATATAATTAAAAGTTCGTGCAACTGCGATGTGGTAGTGCTGACCGAGGAATGAAAAACGAAAAAAGAGGAAGCAAAATAACAAACAGGAGGTGAGCATACAGTAGGTGCCAGAATCGGGATTGAGTTGCGCCTGGACGATCATGGTGGTGATGAAATGGGAGGCCTCTTCAGCCTCTAGGAGAAGCTTCTGGATCTCCGCCTGGGAGCTCACGCTCTTGTTTTCCTCGAACTTGTTCCTCACTTCCAACGCTGATTCCTTCAGCATCATGGTGTCGCCGGAAAATGATTTCCGTGTCGCTTTCAGAAGCGCCCGGTACGCGCTCAGAACTTGCCCTCTCGCCATCTCTGACACTACTGATCTCTCTCTCTCGGGAAGGATCTGCTTTTTTCTCCTTCGCGTCCTTTTTAGTTTCGCTTGATTGTACAAGTGCTATCACAGCGTGTACTAGTTTATCTCGTATCATTTTTCTTAcccttcaaatttatttattttttctaaaataatgtgatggtacattttttttataaaaaaaatattttaatctttatatttttggtaaaatgtaataaattttttatatggatGAATTTATCCTAATTctaaagaaaaagtaaattaaattattcctaactttaaaaaaagtaaccaaaagagaaaatgaactaaacttaaatgatttttaaagtaacgaaaatataaaaaaaaaacttgattatatTTGACTGAAAATATAAggattagttttttatttgtttttttattcaaacatttgAAGATTTAGGATggatttgtaattaaaaaaaacataatttaggtATTAGAAATTTAGTGAAAacttgataaagtttaaagatttaataaaatgtgaaatcgagatttgaatagaaaaaaattagattaatgtttaatttaaataaaattcaatattctCGTTAGTAAGTTTaggttaaaaaaagtttaataaattCAATACATAAAGATTTTGAGTAGGAATGataatttggaaattttaaataaaagaaaattgatacatgaatcaaatttgttaaatttaaaaaatagaaagacttaatttacttttttaaaaaaacttgaaaaaccaACGTCAcacataattcaaattaaaaggattaaaaatacaattaaactatttttataatttttttattaatttattactgCACACATCATTATTTGACCATAATTTAACTATTCAACCCTGAATTAATATTCACTTGGTCTCGCTTAAATGTTCTACTTAATATCTTAATTAAGGTCCACTAATGTATATTGGCAAATATCAGCAACTAATATTACAAGTTTAGTAAAATCAAGAATTGAAGTGAACAATATCTAAGAcccatttgtttaaatttaagagGCACTAAGCCTtgtatttttagaaatttaataaaataaagagtattttcatttagttataattataaaaaatactttgtattgaaaagataatttgaattaaatttatcaaaaactatttgaaacaactaaaacataatttatttgttttattttttaaaagttagtaGCCACcctaaagattattttttttcaaaataaaaggtaaCTACTTATGGgggaaaaaaactaaaataaaccgACTAAAATAATGAGCTCGGAGTTCTGTTGTGGATCAACTATCAAACAGGAATTAACTTGCAATGAATAACTGATTGCAATCAAAACTCAGAAAGATTAATGGCAGGTCAGTACATATAGATTTTTTAAACGCAAGCCCAGCATGCGAGATTatgttttaagatattttttcaaCTGTTTCCTATGAAATCTGTATGACTCAGATTGAAAAGTTCTACCCATCCAAAACAAATAACCAAAGCCTAATACTTGTAGGTCCGTTCTTGTACACATATTTTCCTTTTCAGAAATCATTATCGTAAGTACACCACTTCACACTTGGATCAAAATATACCGAAGCTGATTCATCCACatcatcatatttttcataCTCGCCAAAATACTTTGGATATTGATTTGGCAAATGGGTCAGGCAGTCCGTCCAATATGCAAGGCAAGATAGAATTCCGTTGTGTTCATAGTCCACTGATTTCTGCGATAATCACCTTAATGCATCAACCATTCTACAATCATGCTTCCTGCGACGGCATCTATGATGAGATTTTTGATCTAGCAAGGTGTTCTCCCCAACCATCTCCATTTTAGAATCTACAGCTGGTGCAATGAAAAGTCAAGTCAGTCTCTGAAACAGCCAATTATAGTACTAGTTTTATATGAAACAAATCAATTAGTAGATAATGCTTTGAAGATATTTGTATGAAATCCAAAAAACATAATCAGATAAGCACACAATAAACTAGAGCCTTTCAACCTATCCACTCTTGCATAACACATTGGTTTGTGTGTCCACAATCCACAGGAACACGCAACAGAGGATCAGTAAAGTTTATCAGAGTAGCATTTAGCTTATCCTAATTGAAAGTTCCATTTAAACTTTCATGGCATGCTATAGAAGagcaacacaaaatctttaTGAAAGGCAGCTAGCAAATATAGCAAATTGTCACCAGGCATCAGTTGAAAAGGCAAAAGCAAAAACACAATTTCTTGTAATTGCATTTATGCTTTTTCTAGTGATTAATCAATATCTTCAGAATTCCATTCCCTTACCTAAAAAGTTACTGTCCAAACAGCAATGCCATTTCTAAACAACCTTCTGTTTTCTGAAAGTCAATAGTTTTTGGCACAAATATACAATGTGCAACTTCATAATATCATGATAGCACttctagaaagaaagaaaaaaaaaactctcaatAATCTTCCCTTTCACCACACTATGGTCACCAACACAATTGTACTGTTCCATCCATCGACTTGTGATCATTGAGACCTCAAGCCCCAACCATCAAACCTAGATTTTTGCAAAGAGTTATCTTGGCAAAGAGTTTCTCAGCACACTCTCCAAACATCTTGCCAAGCATCTAGAAACTGGGAATTAACAttctttaaaaacattaaaaaaaaattggtggcCTTTTAAAGGCAGCTGAT is a window from the Glycine max cultivar Williams 82 chromosome 2, Glycine_max_v4.0, whole genome shotgun sequence genome containing:
- the LOC100305547 gene encoding putative complex 1 LYR family protein isoform X1, with amino-acid sequence MARGQVLSAYRALLKATRKSFSGDTMMLKESALEVRNKFEENKSVSSQAEIQKLLLEAEEASHFITTMIVQAQLNPDSGTYLVKPGKEHAGATLELPSEEIIRKSG